The Acinonyx jubatus isolate Ajub_Pintada_27869175 chromosome D1, VMU_Ajub_asm_v1.0, whole genome shotgun sequence genome includes a window with the following:
- the LOC106976621 gene encoding olfactory receptor 8B3-like encodes MPPGNGSFVTEFILVGLTDLPDLQLPLFCLFLVMYVVTVLGNLGLITLLGLNSHLHTPMYFFLFNLSFIDLCYSSVFTPKMLTNFVSKKNIISYRGCMTQLYFFCFFAISECYVLTSMAYDRYVAICNPLLYNVVMSPKVCSSLMLGSYLMAFSGAVAHTGSMLRLTFCDANTINHYLCDILPVLQLSCTSTYVNELVVFIVVGINIIVPSVTIFVSYGCILSSILHISSTEGRSKAFSTCSSHIIAVSLFFGSGAFMYLKPSSAGSMDEGKTSSVFYTNVVPMMNPLIYSLRNKDVKLALRKVLKLQISADTAMAT; translated from the exons ATGCCTCCTGGAAATGGTTCTTTTGTGACTGAATTCATTCTGGTGGGGCTAACAGACCTACCAGATCTCCAGCTCCCTCTGTTCTGCCTGTTTCTAGTCATGTATGTGGTCACTGTGTTAGGAAATTTGGGCTTGATAACTCTACTTGGACTGAATTCACACCTACACACCCCaatgtactttttccttttcaatttgtcCTTCATAGACCTCTGCTATTCTTCTGTGTTTACACCCAAAATGCTGACTAACTTtgtatcaaagaaaaatattatctccTACAGGGGGTGCATGACCCAgctttactttttctgtttttttgctatttctgAATGCTATGTGTTGACATCAATGGCCTATGatcgctatgtggccatctgtaaCCCACTGTTGTATAATGTTGTCATGTCCCCTAAAGTGTGTTCCAGCCTTATGCTTGGTTCATATTTGATGGCATTTTCGGGTGCTGTGGCTCACACAGGAAGCATGCTGAGACTGACCTTCTGTGATGCAAACACCATCAACCATTATTTGTGTGACATCCTCCCGGTGCTCCAGCTCTCCTGCACAAGCACCTATGTAAATGAACTGGTGGTTTTCATCGTGGTGGGCATCAACATCATTGTGCCCAGTGTCACCATCTTTGTGTCGTATGGttgcatcctctccagcatcctccACATCAGTTCCACTGAGGGCAGGTCCAAAGCGTTCAGCACCTGCAGTTCCCACATAATTGCTGTTTCCTTGTTCTTTGGATCAGGTGCATTTATGTATCTTAAACCATCTTCTGCTGGGTCTATGGATGAGGGGAAAACCTCTTCTGTCTTTTATACCAATGTGGTTCCCATGATGAACCCTTTAATCTatagtttaagaaacaaagatgttAAACTTGCCCTGAGGAAAGTCCTGA AACTTCAAATTTCAGCTGACACAGCAATGGCAACTTGA